The following proteins are co-located in the Rhodohalobacter sp. SW132 genome:
- the nusG gene encoding transcription termination/antitermination protein NusG has translation MSTDNDFEWYVVRVFTGHEKKVKEYLVREMEEQGIQDKINEILIPTETIVEIRSGKKKTKEKNFFPGYMLLHTNYDEEVNNLVQGAPSCIGFLKTSKNETIPQPLKKSEVERILGRVLDNQELVESGGVVDIPYKEGDIVKVIDGPFKEFDGTVQEVLADKLKLRVLVSIFGRKTPVEVNLNQVESTA, from the coding sequence ATGAGTACCGACAATGATTTCGAATGGTACGTAGTTAGAGTTTTCACCGGTCATGAAAAAAAGGTGAAAGAATATCTCGTCAGGGAAATGGAGGAGCAGGGTATTCAGGATAAAATAAATGAGATACTCATCCCTACGGAGACCATTGTAGAAATCAGATCTGGAAAAAAGAAAACCAAAGAGAAAAACTTTTTCCCAGGTTATATGCTTCTTCACACAAATTATGACGAAGAAGTAAACAACCTGGTACAGGGTGCACCTTCTTGCATAGGATTTTTGAAAACAAGCAAGAATGAAACCATCCCGCAGCCTCTCAAGAAAAGTGAAGTTGAAAGAATATTGGGACGGGTTCTGGACAACCAGGAACTTGTTGAAAGCGGTGGTGTTGTAGACATACCGTACAAAGAGGGTGATATTGTTAAAGTTATTGATGGTCCGTTTAAAGAATTTGACGGAACCGTACAGGAAGTACTTGCAGATAAACTGAAACTCAGGGTATTGGTAAGTATTTTTGGCAGAAAAACCCCGGTTGAGGTAAACCTGAATCAGGTTGAATCAACAGCTTAA